A genomic stretch from Numida meleagris isolate 19003 breed g44 Domestic line chromosome 2, NumMel1.0, whole genome shotgun sequence includes:
- the FANCD2OS gene encoding FANCD2 opposite strand protein, whose translation MLRPAPGAMADGYQLWGPSPLDEALRWLRGTPPPPPPPASSAHFFRWASLQASVGGWQGRGGALPRPQAVRLQGVDAVFERLVTAQPPRRRGTLRVSERSAFCRVVAPGRWRAAGLREAEARVAAAMCQQMMRAILLLYAAFKKCAFVLQHAR comes from the coding sequence ATGCTGCGTCCCGCGCCGGGCGCCATGGCGGACGGTTACCAGCTGTGGGGCCCCTCGCCCCTGGACGAGGCACTGCGCTGGCTGCGGGGgacgccgccgccgccgcctcctcccgcCTCCTCGGCGCACTTCTTTCGCTGGGCCAGCCTGCAGGCGTCGGTGGGCGGGTGGCAGGGACGCGGGGGAGCGCTGCCGCGGCCGCAAGCCGTGAGGTTGCAAGGCGTCGACGCCGTTTTCGAGCGGCTGGTAACGGCGCAGCCGCCGCGCCGGAGAGGCACCCTGCGTGTGTCGGAGCGCTCGGCTTTCTGCCGGGTGGTGGCCCCGGGGCGGTGGCGGGCCGCCGGGCTGCGGGAGGCGGAGGCGCGGGTGGCCGCCGCCATGTGCCAGCAGATGATGCGCGCCATCCTGCTGCTCTACGCCGCCTTCAAGAAGTGCGCCTTCGTCCTGCAGCACGCTCGCTGA